Proteins from a genomic interval of Salvelinus alpinus chromosome 7, SLU_Salpinus.1, whole genome shotgun sequence:
- the LOC139580254 gene encoding protocadherin alpha-8-like, which yields MGDGGQRRRWEYWWVALRFSLLLCFVEQVSAQIRYSIPEEVKEGTVVGNVAKDLGLDVSTLVERRFRIVSGSNDALFHINQNNGVLYVHKNIDREELCDGTGVCLIDLKIVVETPLEVHYVGVEITDVNDNSPNFPEKEQKFEIAEHTPPGTRFQLHAAHDPDVGMNSVHTYKITSNDHFEIDVRQSDEDKIPFLVLKKSLDREQNHNYTLLLTAIDGGNPQRSGTLNVTIVVLDSNDNRPVFSQDTYNVRIQENVGVGTVVIRVNATDPDEGSNSEVEFSLGKTLRRKVYDIFELDRLTGDIRVKGEVDFEDTEVYKLDVQASDKGQPPLTVECRVIIKIIDINDNEPDIDVTSLSNTVSEESKPGTVISLISVTDKDSGINGKVISSISENIPFELKPSYKENVYSIVTKGRLDRELVSHYDITITATDCGQPPLSTFKTLSVQISDVNDNSPEFSKNPLELYLVENNAPGASIFSVTATDKDLNENAAISYHTIRGEGTQNDMASFLNINSDNGLISALKSFDFETLKTFQFQVVATDSGTPSLSSNVTINVFILDQNDNAPVILYPVSANGSAEGVEEIPSNVNAGHLVTKVRAYDADIGYNGWLLFSLQEVTDHSLFALDRYTGQIRTLRSFTETDEAEHKLVILVKDNGNVSLSATATVIINVVEPKEAFAASDVKSAVKDEEENSVTFYLIITLGSVSALFIISIIVLIIMQCSKAPDDSSKYLQDVNYDGTLCHSIQYRSGDKRYMLVGPRMSIGSTIVPGSNGNTLVVPDHRRRASGEVRTYPNLYSP from the coding sequence ATGGGAGACGGAGGACAAAGGCGCAGATGGGAGTACTGGTGGGTTGCTCTGCGTTTCTCTCTTCTGCTGTGCTTCGTGGAGCAGGTTTCGGCTCAGATAAGGTACTCTATTCCAGAGGAGGTTAAAGAGGGAACCGTTGTTGGAAATGTTGCTAAGGATTTGGGTCTTGACGTCAGTACTTTGGTGGAGAGACGGTTTCGTATCGTTTCTGGATCTAATGACGCTCTTTTCCATATAAATCAGAACAATGGCGTCTTGTATGTTCATAAGAATATCGACAGAGAGGAGCTCTGTGATGGCACTGGCGTGTGCTTGATAGACCTTAAAATAGTCGTTGAAACCCCGCTAGAAGTCCATTATGTAGGTGTAGAAATCACAGATGTGAATGATAATTCACCTAATTTTCCAGAAAAGGAACAGAAATTTGAGATAGCTGAGCATACCCCTCCAGGTACACGGTTCCAATTACATGCAGCTCATGATCCTGATGTTGGGATGAATTCAGTTCATACCTATAAAATAACGTCTAACGATCATTTTGAAATCGATGTGCGGCAAAGCGATGAGGACAAAATACCGTTTTTAGTTTTAAAGAAGTCGCTAGATAGGGAACAAAACCACAACTATACGCTTCTCCTAACAGCGATAGATGGAGGTAATCCTCAAAGATCAGGAACTCTAAATGTTACAATTGTTGTTCTAGATAGTAATGATAACCGTCCCGTCTTTAGTCAAGATACATATAATGTTAGGATACAAGAAAACGTTGGAGTTGGTACAGTTGTTATTAGAGTAAATGCAACTGATCCAGATGAAGGAAGTAATAGTGAGGTTGAGTTCAGCCTGGGTAAAACCTTAAGGAGAAAAGTCTATGATATTTTTGAACTGGATAGGCTAACTGGAGACATTAGAGTTAAAGGTGAGGTGGATTTCGAGGACACAGAGGTGTATAAACTAGATGTTCAGGCCTCGGACAAAGGACAACCTCCACTGACTGTGGAATGTAGAGTGATCATAAAGATAATCGATATTAATGACAATGAGCCAGACATTGATGTAACATCCCTCTCTAATACAGTGTCTGAAGAGTCCAAACCAGGAACTGTTATTTCTCTCATCAGTGTCACAGATAAAGACTCTGGTATTAATGGTAAAGTGATTTCAAGTATATCAGAAAATATACCTTTTGAATTGAAGCCATCATATAAAGAAAACGTATATTCTATAGTCACAAAAGGACGTTTAGATCGAGAACTCGTGTCCCATTATGACATCACTATAACAGCCACTGACTGTGGTCAGCCTCCTCTGTCCACATTCAAAACTTTGAGCGTCCAGATATCAGATGTGAATGATAACAGTCCAGAATTCTCCAAAAACCCTCTTGAGCTGTACTTAGTGGAAAATAATGCCCCCGGTGCGTCCATATTCTCTGTAACCGCCACTGATAAAGACTTGAACGAAAATGCTGCTATTTCATATCACACAATCAGAGGAGAAGGGACACAGAACGATATGGCATCTTTTTTGAATATCAATTCTGATAACGGACTTATTTCCGCTCTAAAAAGTTTCGATTTTGAAACGCTCAAAACGTTCCAATTCCAAGTTGTTGCTACAGACTCTGGAACTCCGTCACTAAGCAGCAACGTCACAATAAACGTGTTCATTCTGGATCAGAACGACAACGCTCCAGTGATCTTGTATCCAGTCAGCGCTAACGGTTCCGCTGAAGGTGTGGAGGAGATACCCAGCAATGTGAACGCAGGCCATTTGGTGACTAAAGTGAGAGCCTATGACGCTGATATAGGATATAACGGCTGGTTATTATTTTCACTGCAGGAAGTTACTGACCACAGTCTCTTTGCTTTGGACCGTTATACAGGACAGATAAGGACACTTCGGTCATTCACAGAGACAGACGAGGCTGAGCATAAACTGGTCATACTGGTAAAAGACAATGGGAACGTTTCACTCTCAGCAACAGCTACTGTGATTATCAACGTTGTGGAGCCCAAAGAGGCTTTTGCAGCTTCTGATGTTAAAAGCGCAGTaaaagacgaggaggagaacagcgttacattttatttgatcatcACTTTGGGCTCAGTTTCAGCACTTTTTATCATCAGTATCATCGTGTTGATTATAATGCAGTGCTCCAAAGCCCCAGACGATTCCTCCAAGTATTTACAAGATGTGAATTACGACGGGACACTGTGCCACAGCATCCAGTACAGATCCGGAGACAAACGGTACATGTTAGTTGGACCCAGAATGAGTATAGGTTCTACTATAGTCCCGGGCAGCAATGGGAATACTCTAGTGGTACCTGACCACAGGAGGAGAGCTTCTGGAGAGGTAAGAACTTACCCTAACCTTTACTCTCcataa
- the LOC139580255 gene encoding protocadherin alpha-3-like codes for MGDGGQRRRWEFWWVALRFSLLLCFVEQVSAQIRYSIPEEVEEGAVVGNVAKDLGLDVSSLVERRFRIVSGSKDALFHINQNNGVLYVHKNIDREELCDGNSACMINLKIVVENPLEIHYVGIEISDVNDHSPSFSEKEQNLEIAESTLPGTGFQLQAARDPDSGMNSVGLYKLSHTEYFDLELRDTGEEGKIPVLKLHKPLDRERESKHILVLTAIDGGSPPRSGHVNISITVLDNNDNRPIFSQDVYSVTIQENGAVGTIVAKVNATDLDDGVYSEIIYSFVKNLKRKVYDTFSLDSNTGEISVKGNVDFEDTEVYRADVMASDKGQPPMRTECRVIIKILDVNDNKPEIEVTSLSTMVSEDSKPQTVISLISVTDNDSGINGKVICILSEDVPFELKPSFQDNMYSFVTKQRLDRELVSHYDITITATDCGQPPLSTFKTLSVQISDVNDNSPEFSQTPLELYLVENNGRAASIFSVSAADKDLNENAAISYHIVRGEGTQNAMASFLNINSDNGHISALKSFDFETLKTFQFQVVATDSGTPSLSSNVTINVFILDQNDNAPVILYPVSANGSTEGVEEIPRNVNAGHLVTKVRAYDADIGYNGWLLFSLQEVTDHSLFGLDRYTGQIRTLRSFTETDEAEHKLVILVKDNGNVSLSATATVIINVVEPKEAFAASDVKSAVKDEEENSVPFYLIITLGSVSALFIISIFVLIIMQCSNTPDDSSKYLQDVNYDGTLCHSIQYRSGDKRYMLVGPRMSIGSTIVPGSNGNTLVVPDHRRRASGEC; via the exons ATGGGAGACGGAGGACAAAGGCGCAGATGGGAGTTCTGGTGGGTTGCTCTGCGTTTCTCTTTGCTGCTGTGCTTCGTGGAGCAGGTTTCGGCTCAGATAAGGTACTCTATTccagaggaggtggaagagggagCCGTTGTTGGAAATGTTGCTAAGGATTTGGGTCTTGACGTCAGTAGTTTGGTGGAGAGACGGTTTCGTATCGTATCTGGATCTAAGGACGCTCTTTTCCATATAAATCAGAACAATGGCGTCTTGTATGTTCATAAGAATATCGACAGAGAGGAGCTCTGTGATGGCAATAGTGCGTGCATGATAAACCTGAAAATCGTTGTTGAGAATCCTTTAGAAATACATTATGTAGGGATAGAGATAAGTGATGTGAACGACCATTCACCCAGTTTCTCAGAGAAAGAACAGAATTTGGAAATAGCAGAATCTACTCTGCCAGGCACAGGTTTCCAGTTACAGGCAGCACGTGATCCAGATTCCGGAATGAATTCCGTTGGTTTATATAAATTAAGCCATACTGAATATTTTGATCTGGAGCTGCGGGACACTGGAGAAGAaggaaaaatccctgttttgaAATTACATAAACCTCTCGATAGGGAACGTGAAAGCAAACATATTTTAGTTTTAACCGCCATCGATGGCGGTAGCCCGCCAAGGTCAGGGCATGTCAACATTTCAATCACTGTTCTTGATAATAATGACAACAGACCTATTTTCAGCCAGGACGTTTATTCTGTGACAATACAGGAAAACGGTGCAGTTGGAACAATTGTTGCTAAAGTTAATGCTACCGATTTGGACGACGGTGTCTATTCTGAAATTATATATTCATTCGTGAAAAACCTAAAAAGAAAAGTATATGATACTTTTAGCTTAGATTCTAATACCGGTGAAATATCAGTGAAGGGTAATGTCGACTTTGAGGATACTGAAGTTTACAGAGCTGATGTTATGGCATCAGATAAAGGACAGCCCCCTATGAGGACAGAATGTAGGGTTATCATAAAAATACTTGATGTAAATGATAACAAACCCGAGATAGAGGTAACATCTCTTTCGACTATGGTCTCTGAAGATTCCAAACCACAGACTGTTATTTCTCTCATAAGTGTAACTGACAATGACTCCGGCATTAACGGTAAAGTCATTTGCATTCTGTCAGAAGATGTACCTTTTGAATTGAAACCTTCATTTCAAGATAACATGTACTCTTTTGTTACGAAACAGCGTTTAGATCGAGAACTTGTgtcccattatgacatcacaataacagcCACTGACTGTGGTCAGCCTCCCCTGTCCACATTCAAAACTCTGAGCGTCCAGATATCAGATGTGAACGATAATAGTCCAGAATTCTCCCAAACCCCCCTTGAGCTGTATTTAGTGGAGAATAACGGACGTGCTGCGTCAATATTTTCTGTAAGCGCCGCAGATAAAGACTTGAATGAAAATGCTGCGATTTCATATCACATTGTTAGAGGTGAAGGGACACAGAATGCCATGGCATCTTTCCTGAATATCAATTCTGATAATGGTCATATTTCCGCTTTAAAAAGCTTTGACTTTGAAACTTTAAAAACATTCCAATTCCAAGTTGTAGCTACAGACTCTGGAACTCCGTCACTAAGCAGCAACGTCACAATAAACGTGTTCATTCTGGATCAGAACGACAACGCTCCAGTGATCTTGTATCCAGTCAGCGCTAACGGTTCCACTGAAGGTGTGGAGGAGATTCCCCGCAATGTGAACGCAGGCCATTTGGTGACTAAAGTGAGAGCCTATGACGCTGATATAGGATATAACGGCTGGTTATTATTTTCACTGCAGGAAGTTACTGACCACAGTCTCTTTGGCCTGGACCGCTATACAGGACAGATAAGGACACTTCGGTCATTCACAGAGACCGACGAGGCTGAGCATAAACTGGTCATACTGGTAAAAGACAATGGGAACGTTTCACTCTCAGCAACAGCTACTGTGATTATCAACGTTGTGGAGCCCAAAGAGGCTTTTGCAGCTTCTGATGTTAAAAGCGCAGTaaaagacgaggaggagaacagcgTTCCATTTTATTTGATCATCACTTTGGGGTCAGTTTCAGCACTTTTTATCATCAGTATCTTCGTGTTGATTATAATGCAGTGCTCCAATACCCCAGACGATTCCTCCAAGTATTTACAAGATGTGAATTACGACGGGACACTGTGCCACAGCATCCAGTACAGATCCGGAGACAAACGGTACATGTTAGTTGGACCCAGAATGAGTATAGGTTCTACTATAGTCCCGGGCAGCAATGGGAATACTCTAGTGGTACCTGACCACAGGAGGAGAGCTTCTGGAGAG TGTTAG